From Equus asinus isolate D_3611 breed Donkey chromosome 14, EquAss-T2T_v2, whole genome shotgun sequence, one genomic window encodes:
- the FAM220A gene encoding protein FAM220A: protein MRDGRGTLGTCLAKVKGGGEDVATLLRRLRRTQKGGPRPSGDVPSWVIKPAVDVNGNSQNEEMKSLEMKNDPSEFNLLSHHGSKVLPSLEESLRRNSASAAAQSKIVDLFFAPVEERFAWVSCGVGEALVRDWLGGGPRATDGHKGRCHKGKPWESGLPCHQERSEMGISEDAPPSAILEGLGPELELSGLHCTLSTLLHACPEIFLNDETKPVFLGHSKPTSSEQTVEDKKVLSSVKSPSCGLQMTLGLLALQAFELAKPSRHS from the coding sequence ATGAGGGACGGAAGAGGGACTCTTGGCACCTGCCTTGCAAAAgtgaagggagggggagaggacgTGGCCACACTATTACGTAGACTTAGAAGAACACAGAAGGGGGGCCCCCGCCCATCAGGTGATGTACCTTCCTGGGTGATTAAGCCTGCAGTTGATGTCAATGGAAATTCACAAAATGAGGAGATGAAAtcattggaaatgaaaaatgatcCGAGTGAGTTCAACCTCTTGTCTCACCATGGCAGCAAAGTGCTTCCATCTTTGGAAGAATCATTAAGGAGAAATTCAGCTTCCGCAGCGGCTCAGAGCAAGATTGTGGATCTGTTCTTTGCGCCTGTAGAAGAGCGTTTTGCTTGGGTGTCCTGTGGCGTTGGGGAAGCTCTGGTGAGGGACTGGCTGGGAGGAGGGCCCAGGGCCACTGACGGCCACAAAGGACGGTGCCACAAAGGAAAGCCTTGGGAGTCAGGACTACCATGCCATCAAGAACGGTCAGAAATGGGGATTTCTGAGGATGCACCGCCCAGTGCTATTCTTGAGGGGCTAGGCCCTGAGTTGGAACTGTCTGGCCTGCATTGCACGCTGTCTACACTGCTGCACGCGTGTCCTGAGATATTCCTGAATGATGAGACGAAACCTGTTTTCCTTGGCCATTCAAAGCCCACGTCTTCAGAGCAAACAGTAGAAGACAAGAAAGTGCTTTCGAGTGTAAAAAGTCCCTCATGTGGTCTGCAGATGACACTGGGCTTGCTGGCTCTACAAGCTTTTGAGTTAGCAAAGCCGTCACGCCATAGTTAA